The proteins below are encoded in one region of Periplaneta americana isolate PAMFEO1 chromosome 11, P.americana_PAMFEO1_priV1, whole genome shotgun sequence:
- the LOC138709430 gene encoding uncharacterized protein produces MPLQIPGVPVLDRACGCCCSLKRGSIVLGWLGMIASTFACSCIAFLLYALYTGQIPDSEWMENFHERHYWTLLVLSILWIVLNVTLLCGIHGERAKLMLPYLIASLFFIVFTLFNSVNNGVWLMTQDIGSGALFILVGLLIFVSQGYFWNVLYSFYRKLEEVQSKDIKYHKHVNQPQHYYAQA; encoded by the exons ATGCCGCTGCAAATACCCGGCGTCCCAGTGCTGGATCGAGCCTGCGGTTGCTGCTGCTCTCTGAAGAGGGGATCCATTGTCTTAGGATGGCTAGGAATG ATAGCATCCACATTCGCCTGCTCGTGCATCGCATTCTTGCTCTACGCCTTATACACAG GACAGATACCAGATTCGGAATGGATGGAGAATTTTCATGAACGACACTACTGGACACTACTTGTCTTGAGCATTTTGTGGATTGTGTTGAATGTGACGCTATTGTGCGGAATCCACGGG GAAAGGGCCAAACTTATGCTGCCTTACTTGATAGCTAGCCTTTTCTTCATTGTGTTTACACTTTTCAACTCTGTGAATAATGGTGTGTGGTTGATGACCCAGGACATCGGCTCAGGAGCTCTCTTCATTCTTGTTGGCCTGCTGATTTTTG TGAGCCAAGGCTACTTTTGGAATGTGCTGTACAGTTTTTACCGCAAGCTGGAAGAAGTTCAAAGTAAAGACATAAAGTACCATAAACATGTGAACCAACCACAGCATTATTACGCACAGGCGTGA